From a region of the Salminus brasiliensis chromosome 4, fSalBra1.hap2, whole genome shotgun sequence genome:
- the flrt3 gene encoding leucine-rich repeat transmembrane protein FLRT3: MACQYKSFFVFFIRAGLLLGLANPLVTSASCPSQCRCDGTFIYCNDRELTSIPSGIPEDATVLFLQNNRIKSAGIPADLRRLNSVEKIYLYCNNLDEFPTNLPLNVKELHLQENNIRTITHASLAQIPFIEELHLDDNSVSAVSIEEGAFRDSNHLRLLFLSRNHLSTIPAGLPMTIEELRFDDNRISSISEASLQDLINLKRLVLDGNLLNNRGIGEMAFVNLINLTELSLVRNSLTSPPANLPGSSLEKLQLQDNHIDRVPAGAFAFLRQLYRLDLSGNKLTSLPMGVFDDLDNLTQLLLRNNPWHCNCRMKWVRDWLRSLPAKVNVRGFMCQGPDKVKGMAIKDLSTELFDCSDIEVSPTYETSTVSNTLPPSRPQWPMYVTKRPVIKGPDFGKNYRSTTPPSRKIITISVKSSSPDAVHISWRVSQPMTALRLSWLKLGHSPAFGSITETIVQGDRTEYLLTALEPESSYRICMVPMETSNIYLSDETPVCIETETGSLKAYNPTTTLNREQEKEPYKNSSLPLAAIIGGAVALLAIIMLALVCWYVHRNGSLFSRNCTYNKGRRRKDDYAEAGTKKDNSILEIREASFQMIPINHMPVSKEEFVIHTIFPPNGLNLYKSPHSENSLNNRSYRDSGIPDSDHSHS; encoded by the coding sequence ATGGCATGCCAATACAAGTCCTTCTTCGTCTTCTTCATCAGAGCCGGGCTTCTCCTGGGCCTTGCCAATCCACTGGTGACCTCAGCCTCCTGTCCATCACAGTGCCGCTGTGATGGGACTTTCATCTACTGCAATGACCGAGAGCTGACTTCCATTCCTTCAGGCATCCCAGAGGACGCCACAGTTCTCTTCCTGCAGAACAACCGAATTAAGAGCGCAGGTATCCCTGCTGATCTGCGGAGGCTCAACAGTGTGGAAAAAATCTACCTGTACTGCAACAACTTGGATGAGTTTCCCACCAACCTTCCCCTGAATGTCAAAGAACTCCACCTGCAGGAGAACAACATCAGGACTATCACCCATGCGTCTCTGGCACAGATTCCCTTTATTGAGGAATTACACCTGGACGACAACTCCGTGTCAGCTGTCAGCATTGAGGAGGGAGCGTTCCGGGACAGCAACCATTTGAGGTTGCTCTTCCTTTCACGCAATCACTTGAGCACCATCCCTGCGGGCCTGCCCATGACCATCGAGGAGCTTCGCTTCGATGACAACCGCATCTCCTCCATTTCTGAGGCATCCCTGCAAGATCTTATAAACCTGAAACGCCTGGTGCTGGACGGCAACCTCCTGAACAACAGGGGCATTGGGGAAATGGCCTTTGTAAATTTGATCAACTTGACTGAGCTCTCACTGGTGCGGAACTCCCTTACATCCCCGCCTGCCAACTTGCCAGGCAGCAGCCTTGAGAAGTTACAGCTCCAGGACAACCACATAGACCGGGTGCCAGCAGGTGCCTTTGCTTTCCTGCGACAGCTGTACCGCCTGGATCTGTCAGGCAACAAATTGACCAGCCTGCCTATGGGGGTCTTTGATGACCTAGATAACCTGACCCAGCTGCTGCTGCGCAACAACCCATGGCACTGCAACTGCAGAATGAAGTGGGTGCGTGACTGGCTGCGCTCATTGCCAGCTAAGGTCAATGTGCGTGGCTTCATGTGCCAAGGCCCTGATAAGGTCAAAGGGATGGCCATCAAGGATCTATCGACAGAGCTTTTTGACTGCTCTGACATAGAGGTCTCTCCTACATATGAGACCAGCACAGTCTCCAACACACTGCCACCTTCCCGACCTCAGTGGCCAATgtatgtgactaaaagaccgGTGATCAAGGGTCCAGATTTTGGTAAGAACTACCGCAGCACTACGCCACCGAGTCGTAAGATTATCACTATAAGTGTCAAATCCAGTAGTCCAGACGCAGTACACATATCCTGGAGGGTCTCTCAACCCATGACCGCCCTGCGCCTTAGCTGGTTGAAGCTGGGCCACAGTCCTGCGTTTGGATCCATCACTGAGACCATTGTACAAGGTGACAGAACGGAGTACTTGCTTACAGCTCTGGAGCCCGAGTCCTCCTATCGGATATGCATGGTTCCTATGGAGACCAGCAATATTTACCTGTCAGACGAGACGCCCGTTTGCATAGAGACAGAAACTGGCTCCTTAAAAGCGTACAACCCCACAACAACCTTGAACAGGGAGCAAGAGAAGGAGCCTTACAAAAATTCTAGTTTGCCTTTAGCTGCTATCATTGGAGGGGCTGTGGCACTTTTGGCCATCATAATGCTGGCGCTGGTTTGCTGGTACGTCCACAGGAATGGTTCTTTGTTTTCCAGGAATTGCACATACAATAAAGGGCGCAGGAGGAAGGATGACTACGCTGAGGCCGGGACAAAGAAGGACAACTCCATCTTGGAGATTAGAGAGGCCTCTTTTCAAATGATACCCATAAATCACATGCCCGTGTCCAAGGAAGAGTTTGTGATACACACAATTTTCCCTCCCAATGGTTTAAACCTTTACAAGAGTCCACACAGTGAAAATAGCCTCAACAACAGAAGCTACAGAGACAGTGGAATACCAGATTCAGACCACTCCCATTCATGA